Proteins encoded together in one Plectropomus leopardus isolate mb unplaced genomic scaffold, YSFRI_Pleo_2.0 unplaced_scaffold29479, whole genome shotgun sequence window:
- the LOC121938434 gene encoding alpha-2,8-sialyltransferase 8E-like has product MMQRTVKSLFFLVIFLICLASMLRTLIWSMVDNNTMAPLKPPRHKKQHPGPAELCEGCKVAIEKVKNVTSQTWKKNEYNFEKLRLQLKSQCNGSEKAIITQANTPLGSKIRYDGEQSRTHEVKLKTFNTFVKVRPFQRKTYETCAVVGNGGILRDSGCGEEINSAQFVIRCNLPPLDNGFEEDVGNKTDLVTANPS; this is encoded by the exons ATGATGCAAAGGACAGTGAAGTCACTCTTCTTTTTGGTAATCTTTCTCATCTGTTTGGCGAGCATGCTGAGAACTCTCATCTGGTCCATGGTTGACAATAA CACCATGGCACCTCTCAAGCCACCTCGCCACAAGAAACAACACCCTGGGCCTGCTGAACTCTGTGAAGGCTGCAA ggtGGCcattgaaaaagtaaaaaatgtaaccTCTCAAACCTGGAAGAAGAACGAGTACAATTTCGAAAAATTAAG ATTACAGCTGAAAAGCCAGTGCAATGGCTCTGAGAAGGCCATCATTACTCAGGCCAACACTCCGCTGGGATCCAAAATTAGGTACGACGGGGAACAGTCGAGGACTCATGAGGTGAAATTGAAGACTTTTAACACCTTTGTAAAG GTGCGTCCGTTTCAGCGTAAAACATATGAAACATGTGCTGTTGTTGGGAATGGCGGGATCCTGCGCGACAGCGGCTGTGGAGAGGAGATCAATTCAGCTCAGTTTGTTATCAG GTGTAACCTACCTCCCTTGGACAACGGCTTTGAGGAAGATGTGGGCAACAAGACTGACCTGGTGACAGCAAACCCAAGC